One part of the Mariniflexile litorale genome encodes these proteins:
- a CDS encoding TIGR02757 family protein, with protein sequence MNKTELKDFLDNKVVQYNNPKFIESDPIQVPHQFSIKEDIEIAGFLTATISWGNRKSIINNAKRLMELLDNSPFDFVINHTETDLENMHSFVHRTFNSDDAIQFIKSLKHIYLNHNGLETLFAKHTENDSVQNAISKFKTTFFEVEHLQRTKKHISDPLKNSAAKRINMFLRWMVRNDKTGVDFGIWNSLSPAQLSCPLDVHSGNVARKLGLLTRKQNDAKALLELDTNLRNLDANDPVKYDFALFGLGVFEGF encoded by the coding sequence TTGAATAAAACCGAACTCAAAGACTTTCTAGATAATAAAGTAGTGCAATACAATAATCCTAAGTTTATTGAAAGCGATCCCATTCAAGTTCCACATCAATTTTCAATAAAAGAAGATATTGAAATTGCAGGGTTTTTAACAGCTACCATTTCTTGGGGAAACCGAAAAAGCATTATCAACAACGCAAAACGATTGATGGAATTACTTGATAATTCACCTTTTGATTTTGTAATAAATCATACTGAAACCGATTTAGAGAACATGCACTCTTTTGTTCATAGAACATTTAATAGTGATGATGCCATTCAGTTTATAAAAAGCCTTAAACACATTTATTTGAATCATAACGGTTTGGAAACTCTGTTTGCTAAACATACTGAAAATGACTCTGTACAAAATGCCATCTCAAAATTTAAAACTACTTTTTTTGAAGTTGAGCATTTGCAACGCACCAAGAAACATATTAGCGACCCATTAAAAAATTCAGCAGCAAAACGGATTAATATGTTTTTACGTTGGATGGTTAGAAACGATAAAACGGGGGTGGATTTTGGTATTTGGAACAGTCTTTCTCCAGCCCAACTTTCCTGTCCGTTAGATGTGCATTCAGGAAATGTTGCTCGTAAATTAGGTTTGTTAACTAGAAAGCAAAACGATGCAAAAGCGTTGTTAGAATTAGACACCAATTTAAGAAACCTTGATGCTAACGATCCTGTAAAATATGATTTTGCTTTGTTTGGATTGGGTGTATTTGAAGGATTTTAG
- a CDS encoding peptidase M61 — protein MNTKTLAALFAGIILASCSGLKTSGNDLATKLPIETSIDLTKVENDKAPVIINPGRFTVETVTYHLPKVVQGTYSVSNFGKYIDDFKAVDYKGNNMPVTKTDVNTWVIKNAKQLDKITYLVNDTFDMEEEGGIGKEQPFSPSGTNIEPTNYVLNLHGFIGYFDSLKNNQYKLDVTAPADFVRTSALQNTGSKASEDGSSVTTSYFATRYFEITDNPMMYGNLSVEEFEVGNIKIVLSVYSPNKVHSATSLKETIFKMMQAQKAFLGDINTTPRYDIYLYLSEEKEESPKGFGALEHHTSTVVVLPESMDEEALAESMVDVVSHEFFHIVTPLSVHSEDIHYFDYNNPTFSKHLWMYEGVTEYFANLFQVNQDLISESEFYNKIMDKIQRAKTLNDAMSFTIMSENILKETYKDQYLNVYQKGALIGMCIDILMREESNGNRGILSLMKELSNKYGKNKPFEDDKLIDEISKMTYPSVHDFLTTHVAGDIPINYNEFFNKVGLEIGEGKVETNYILMNGAPIVSGDPQEGTIFFTDMVLKNSFWADNGAQTNDIIKSVDGTELTMQNANQVLQSVFMWKSGKDVEVKLIRDGKEVIIKTKTTPTYTMGEGIMEKSDITPTQKTLRDAWLKG, from the coding sequence ATGAATACTAAAACTTTAGCCGCTTTATTTGCTGGTATTATATTAGCAAGTTGCAGTGGTTTGAAAACATCGGGAAACGACTTAGCCACAAAACTACCAATTGAAACTTCAATTGATTTAACCAAAGTAGAAAACGACAAAGCACCTGTAATAATTAATCCAGGACGCTTTACGGTAGAAACGGTCACATATCATTTGCCCAAAGTGGTACAAGGTACTTACTCGGTAAGCAATTTTGGTAAATATATTGATGATTTTAAAGCGGTTGATTATAAAGGTAATAACATGCCAGTAACCAAAACTGATGTGAATACGTGGGTTATAAAAAATGCAAAGCAATTAGACAAAATAACTTATTTGGTTAACGATACTTTTGATATGGAAGAAGAAGGCGGCATAGGTAAAGAGCAACCTTTTTCACCATCGGGTACTAATATAGAACCAACCAATTATGTACTTAATCTTCATGGTTTTATAGGGTATTTCGATTCGTTGAAAAACAATCAATACAAGCTGGATGTTACTGCACCTGCCGATTTTGTTCGTACATCAGCTTTACAAAATACAGGCTCAAAAGCAAGTGAAGATGGAAGTAGCGTAACCACAAGTTATTTTGCAACTAGATATTTTGAAATTACCGATAACCCAATGATGTATGGTAATTTGAGCGTTGAAGAGTTTGAAGTTGGTAATATCAAAATAGTTTTAAGCGTGTACTCTCCAAACAAAGTGCACTCTGCAACATCTTTAAAAGAGACCATTTTTAAGATGATGCAAGCCCAAAAAGCTTTTTTAGGAGATATCAATACCACACCACGTTACGATATTTATTTGTATTTATCAGAAGAAAAAGAGGAGTCTCCTAAAGGATTTGGAGCTTTAGAGCATCATACTTCTACGGTGGTAGTTTTACCAGAATCCATGGACGAGGAAGCACTTGCAGAAAGTATGGTAGATGTGGTTTCTCATGAATTCTTTCATATAGTAACACCTTTAAGTGTGCATTCAGAAGATATTCATTATTTTGACTACAATAATCCAACTTTTTCAAAACATTTATGGATGTACGAAGGAGTCACTGAGTATTTTGCGAACTTATTTCAAGTAAATCAAGACTTGATAAGCGAAAGCGAATTCTACAACAAAATCATGGATAAAATTCAACGTGCTAAAACATTGAATGATGCTATGAGTTTTACTATAATGAGTGAGAATATATTGAAAGAAACATATAAAGACCAATATTTAAACGTATACCAAAAGGGGGCGTTAATTGGTATGTGTATTGATATTTTAATGCGAGAAGAAAGTAATGGCAATAGGGGCATTTTATCTTTAATGAAAGAACTCTCAAACAAATACGGGAAAAACAAACCTTTTGAAGACGATAAACTGATTGATGAAATTTCAAAAATGACTTACCCTTCAGTGCATGACTTTTTAACAACTCATGTTGCTGGAGATATACCAATAAATTATAACGAGTTTTTTAATAAAGTAGGTTTAGAAATAGGAGAAGGTAAAGTTGAAACTAATTATATCTTAATGAATGGGGCCCCAATTGTTAGTGGTGATCCACAAGAAGGTACTATTTTCTTTACCGATATGGTTTTAAAAAATAGCTTCTGGGCTGATAATGGCGCACAAACAAACGATATTATTAAATCTGTTGATGGTACCGAATTAACCATGCAAAATGCGAATCAAGTATTGCAATCGGTTTTTATGTGGAAGTCAGGAAAAGATGTTGAAGTAAAATTAATAAGAGATGGTAAAGAAGTTATAATAAAAACTAAAACCACTCCAACATATACAATGGGAGAGGGTATCATGGAAAAATCTGATATTACCCCAACTCAAAAAACCTTACGAGATGCCTGGTTGAAAGGATAA
- a CDS encoding glycosyltransferase family 2 protein, producing the protein MQKPLISILTPFKNTEAYLTDCINSILNQTYINWELIIVDDASTDGSYNLVNDFAKKDNRIILLKNTGSGIIDALQLAFSKCKGDFITRMDSDDIMLPNKLDVLLNNLIIYGEKHVAVGMVEYFSETGIGAGYKSYETWLNNLTIKGNNYSEIYKECVIPSPCWMIHRNDLIACDAFNPNLYPEDYDLTFRFYKHHFKCIPCDVVLHKWRDYSTRTSRTHIHYAQNHFTELKLRHFLEIDYNKEKTLTIWGAGTKGKLMANILIEKDIPFEWVCDNPNKIGKAIYGKILKNFNALSKIENPQSIITVANKTAQLEIRSYLKTLKKEALKDYIFFC; encoded by the coding sequence ATGCAAAAACCATTAATTAGCATTTTAACCCCTTTTAAAAATACAGAAGCTTATTTAACTGACTGTATTAATTCTATTTTAAATCAAACCTATATCAACTGGGAACTGATAATTGTTGATGATGCTTCTACAGATGGAAGCTATAACCTAGTAAATGACTTCGCTAAAAAAGACAACAGAATAATTCTTTTAAAGAATACTGGCAGTGGTATTATTGATGCGTTACAACTTGCATTTAGTAAATGCAAAGGAGACTTTATTACACGTATGGATAGCGACGACATTATGCTACCAAATAAACTAGATGTTTTACTTAACAACTTAATTATTTATGGTGAAAAGCATGTTGCTGTGGGTATGGTTGAATATTTTAGTGAAACTGGTATTGGTGCAGGTTATAAAAGCTATGAAACATGGCTTAACAATCTAACCATAAAGGGTAATAATTATTCTGAAATTTATAAAGAATGTGTCATTCCATCTCCTTGTTGGATGATTCACCGAAACGATTTGATAGCTTGCGATGCCTTTAATCCAAACTTATATCCTGAAGATTATGATTTAACATTTCGCTTTTACAAACATCATTTCAAATGTATTCCTTGTGATGTGGTTTTACATAAATGGCGTGATTACAGCACTCGAACCTCTAGAACCCACATTCATTATGCTCAAAATCATTTTACCGAATTAAAACTTCGGCACTTTTTAGAAATTGATTACAATAAAGAAAAGACACTAACTATTTGGGGTGCTGGAACTAAAGGCAAATTAATGGCGAACATTTTAATAGAAAAAGACATTCCTTTTGAGTGGGTTTGCGATAATCCTAATAAAATAGGAAAAGCTATTTATGGAAAAATATTAAAAAATTTTAATGCGCTTTCTAAAATAGAAAATCCACAAAGCATTATCACAGTTGCCAATAAAACAGCTCAATTAGAAATAAGATCCTATTTAAAAACACTAAAGAAGGAAGCTTTAAAAGATTATATATTCTTTTGTTAA
- a CDS encoding PepSY-associated TM helix domain-containing protein, which translates to MTYKKSILWLHKILGLVTGLVVFVVAITGCCWAFKDEIESLYVDDYTVEAQHTAILTPTEVKTIASSVFPNNTIHGSLFSNDNKAIQVIFYDPKPEFYQSVFLNPYTGDIMHIEDHFSGFFAFILKGHMRLWFPKEIGEQIVGASILIFILILISGFILWIPKKRKNLKQRLKFLWKPTTRWKRKNFDLHAIIGFYICSLALVLAFTGSIMSYNWLKYVVYKSTGGNKVAQFIIPENISKNFAVNSETLPIDYLIVKLQNEEPEAESFEVHYPSSDSSSIYVEVSNSKGLYYDSDFRFFDQNTLEEIETPGVYGKYKNAEVAEKILRMNYDIHIGAIGGLAGKIIAFLISLLTATLPISGILLWYGRKYKKEKPTSE; encoded by the coding sequence ATGACATACAAAAAAAGCATTCTTTGGCTTCATAAAATTTTAGGATTAGTAACTGGTCTTGTTGTATTTGTTGTGGCAATTACAGGTTGTTGTTGGGCTTTTAAAGATGAAATTGAGAGTTTATATGTTGACGACTATACGGTTGAAGCACAACATACAGCAATTTTAACACCTACAGAAGTTAAAACGATTGCTAGCTCCGTTTTTCCAAACAATACTATTCATGGAAGTCTTTTTAGTAATGATAATAAAGCTATTCAAGTTATTTTTTATGATCCAAAACCTGAGTTTTATCAAAGTGTATTTTTGAATCCGTACACAGGAGATATCATGCATATTGAAGATCATTTTTCTGGGTTTTTTGCCTTTATTTTAAAAGGACACATGCGATTGTGGTTTCCAAAGGAAATTGGCGAACAAATAGTGGGAGCGTCTATTTTAATATTTATATTAATCCTCATTTCAGGATTTATTTTATGGATTCCTAAAAAGCGTAAAAACCTAAAACAACGTTTAAAGTTTTTGTGGAAACCTACCACAAGATGGAAACGTAAAAATTTCGATTTGCATGCTATTATAGGATTTTATATTTGTTCGCTGGCGTTGGTACTAGCGTTTACGGGCTCAATAATGTCCTATAATTGGCTCAAATATGTTGTTTATAAATCTACAGGGGGTAATAAAGTAGCACAATTTATTATTCCTGAAAATATCAGTAAAAATTTTGCTGTAAATAGTGAAACATTACCAATTGATTATTTAATTGTAAAGTTACAAAATGAAGAACCAGAAGCTGAAAGTTTTGAGGTGCACTATCCATCATCAGATTCATCAAGTATTTATGTAGAAGTTTCAAATAGTAAAGGATTATATTACGATTCGGATTTTAGGTTTTTTGATCAAAATACACTTGAAGAAATTGAAACACCAGGGGTTTATGGTAAATATAAAAATGCAGAAGTTGCAGAAAAAATATTGAGAATGAATTACGACATACACATTGGGGCTATAGGAGGTTTAGCAGGTAAAATTATTGCCTTTCTTATAAGTTTACTCACTGCAACCTTACCAATATCAGGTATTCTTTTGTGGTATGGGAGAAAATATAAAAAGGAAAAACCAACATCAGAATAA
- a CDS encoding TonB-dependent receptor, translated as MKKQLTILFFLILSTFMFSQGGTVKGIIKDYNNIPLFGVNVSVKNTTKGTQTNETGLFEISNIDNGNYVLAISYLGFKSKEVTLKLNSNETIDFGIITLFEGDEILDEIVVNGNRTNKFSRKETAYVSKLSLKDIENTQVYSTITNELLQSQLVTNFDDALKNAVGVENLWTSTGRGGDGAGYYSLRGFSVQPELVNGLPGLTNGTINPANIERIEVVKGPSATLFGNSVTSYGGLINVVTKKPYVGNGGELSFTSGTYGLNQVTGDFNTALDKENNIYFRLNTSYATEQSFQDAGFRKSFFVAPSLSYKVSNKLSFSFYGEITQAEQTNPTFLFLNRNAPSVATNLEELNYNNKLSFTSNDLSLENPTQNYRIQMDYKLSDTWQSQTLLSKSSTSTKGYYTYLYDYGLLGGNTFSRFLNKQNANTLTTDIQQNFIGDFKISSLRNRVVIGLDYFNATATDNGTGYAFYGNVTPQGGTSGDNPFTPEVETDSYPLSTAGVDSVLESQAVGNSKSKYHIYSVYASNVLNFTQSFSAMVGLRLDRFDNEGSLENPNDDYDQTTFSPKFGLLFQPILNKLSLFANYQNGFKNVAPTLVGDPEAGLQTLKTFDPEQANQLEFGLKTNLFKGRLNTTVSYYDIKVTDRVITDPDSPFNKIQGGEVVSRGFEFEVNANPVNGLNIRGGFSNNYSETTKSDNKNILKRRPLEAGPRNLYNFWANYEFQESKLEGFGLGFGFNGSSDRFAINYLSTGEFILPSYTIANASVFYSADKYTISLKLNNALNKEYYKGWSTINPQNPRTLLANVTYKF; from the coding sequence ATGAAAAAACAACTAACCATTCTTTTTTTTCTAATCTTAAGTACTTTTATGTTTTCACAAGGCGGAACGGTTAAAGGCATTATAAAAGATTACAACAATATCCCCTTATTCGGAGTTAATGTTAGTGTTAAAAACACTACAAAAGGTACACAAACGAATGAAACAGGGCTATTCGAAATTTCAAATATTGATAATGGAAATTATGTACTTGCCATTTCTTATTTAGGATTTAAATCTAAAGAAGTAACTTTGAAATTAAACTCTAATGAAACTATTGATTTTGGAATTATTACGCTATTTGAAGGAGATGAAATTTTAGATGAAATAGTTGTAAACGGAAACAGAACCAATAAGTTTTCAAGAAAGGAAACAGCTTATGTGTCTAAATTATCCTTAAAAGATATAGAAAATACACAGGTGTATAGTACCATTACAAACGAGTTACTCCAATCTCAACTCGTTACAAATTTTGATGATGCTCTAAAAAATGCTGTTGGAGTTGAGAATTTATGGACTTCTACAGGTCGTGGTGGTGATGGCGCAGGTTATTATTCATTGCGTGGTTTTTCGGTACAGCCAGAATTGGTAAATGGTTTACCGGGTTTAACAAACGGCACTATTAATCCCGCTAATATTGAGCGCATTGAGGTAGTAAAAGGACCTTCTGCGACTTTGTTTGGTAACTCGGTAACGTCTTATGGCGGATTAATAAATGTGGTTACTAAAAAACCTTATGTGGGTAATGGGGGAGAGCTCTCGTTTACTTCGGGTACTTATGGCTTAAATCAAGTTACAGGCGATTTTAATACCGCTTTAGATAAAGAAAATAATATTTATTTCAGATTAAATACATCGTATGCTACCGAGCAAAGTTTTCAAGATGCAGGCTTTAGAAAATCATTTTTTGTAGCTCCCTCACTTTCGTATAAAGTAAGTAACAAATTGTCATTTTCATTTTATGGTGAAATTACGCAGGCAGAACAAACCAACCCAACGTTTTTATTCTTAAACAGAAATGCACCTTCTGTAGCTACCAACCTTGAAGAGTTGAATTACAACAATAAATTATCTTTTACAAGTAACGATTTATCACTTGAAAACCCAACTCAGAATTATAGAATTCAAATGGATTATAAATTGTCTGATACTTGGCAATCACAAACGTTACTTTCAAAAAGTTCTACATCTACTAAAGGTTATTATACTTATTTATACGATTATGGTCTTTTAGGAGGTAATACATTTTCACGTTTTCTAAACAAGCAAAATGCAAATACATTAACCACAGATATTCAGCAAAACTTTATTGGCGATTTTAAAATTAGTTCCTTAAGAAATAGAGTTGTAATAGGTTTAGATTATTTTAATGCTACGGCAACGGATAACGGAACCGGATATGCTTTTTATGGTAACGTGACGCCTCAAGGAGGAACAAGTGGAGACAACCCGTTTACACCTGAAGTTGAAACAGATAGTTACCCATTATCTACCGCAGGAGTTGATTCTGTTTTAGAATCGCAAGCTGTAGGTAATTCAAAATCTAAATATCATATTTATAGTGTTTATGCATCCAACGTTTTAAATTTTACTCAAAGTTTTTCTGCTATGGTAGGGCTGCGTTTGGACAGATTTGATAATGAAGGTAGTTTAGAAAATCCAAATGATGATTACGATCAGACTACATTTTCTCCAAAATTCGGATTATTATTTCAGCCTATTTTAAATAAATTATCTCTGTTTGCTAATTATCAAAATGGCTTCAAGAATGTAGCTCCAACTTTAGTAGGCGATCCAGAGGCTGGTCTACAAACACTAAAAACGTTTGATCCAGAACAAGCAAATCAGTTAGAGTTTGGTTTAAAAACTAACCTTTTTAAAGGCAGATTAAACACAACTGTAAGTTATTACGATATTAAAGTAACAGATAGAGTAATTACAGACCCAGATTCACCATTCAATAAAATTCAAGGAGGTGAAGTGGTAAGTAGAGGTTTTGAATTCGAAGTTAACGCAAACCCTGTAAATGGTTTAAATATTAGAGGTGGATTTAGTAACAACTATAGTGAAACTACAAAATCTGATAACAAAAATATTTTAAAAAGAAGACCTTTAGAAGCAGGTCCAAGAAATCTATATAATTTCTGGGCAAATTATGAGTTTCAAGAAAGTAAATTAGAAGGGTTTGGTTTAGGTTTCGGTTTTAACGGTTCAAGCGATCGTTTTGCTATAAATTATCTGTCAACAGGAGAATTTATTTTACCCAGCTATACCATTGCAAATGCCTCAGTTTTTTATTCCGCCGACAAATATACTATTAGTCTGAAACTAAATAACGCGCTCAATAAAGAGTATTATAAAGGTTGGTCTACCATCAACCCGCAAAATCCGAGAACTTTATTGGCAAATGTTACCTATAAATTTTGA
- a CDS encoding LysR family transcriptional regulator, translated as MVNLEWYRTFKEIYENGTLTKASIALYASQPGVSVHLNALESYVGKKLFERTSRKMIPTEEGKFLYEYIIDAINKLEVAEQHFKKTAQERKPSLHVGMCSEIFQLIIEPEIPKLNFDLVAKFGAHTELIRDLNNGIIDLVITPRKQNDIKSIVDYTAFSKERIVLIAGIKTDTTQINKLINGNNLKELESELQLNTWYSASNEMEHFRRFWHENFKKHPAFKPNYILPNISSIIRCLSNDKGLALVPDFLCHDAIAKNEIKLLWNGKFKTENTLYFASRTDLKYKKELDVLQNIFKTKMTNLSSV; from the coding sequence ATGGTGAATTTAGAATGGTATAGAACTTTTAAAGAAATTTATGAAAATGGAACGCTCACTAAAGCTTCTATTGCCTTATACGCATCGCAGCCAGGTGTGAGTGTGCATTTAAATGCTTTAGAGTCCTATGTTGGTAAGAAATTATTTGAACGGACTTCTAGAAAAATGATTCCAACAGAGGAAGGGAAGTTTTTATACGAGTATATTATTGATGCTATTAATAAATTGGAAGTAGCAGAACAACATTTTAAAAAAACAGCCCAAGAAAGAAAACCTTCATTACATGTTGGTATGTGTTCTGAAATATTTCAATTAATTATAGAACCTGAAATCCCAAAATTGAATTTTGATTTGGTAGCTAAGTTTGGAGCTCATACCGAATTAATAAGGGATTTAAATAATGGCATAATAGATTTGGTCATCACCCCAAGAAAACAAAATGATATAAAATCGATAGTTGACTACACTGCTTTTTCAAAAGAGAGAATTGTTTTGATTGCAGGAATTAAAACGGATACAACTCAAATAAATAAGCTTATAAATGGAAATAATTTGAAAGAGCTTGAAAGCGAATTACAATTAAATACATGGTATAGCGCTTCTAATGAAATGGAACATTTTAGACGCTTTTGGCATGAAAATTTCAAAAAGCATCCAGCTTTTAAACCAAACTATATATTACCCAATATAAGTTCAATCATTAGATGTTTAAGTAATGATAAAGGATTGGCCTTAGTTCCTGATTTTTTATGTCATGATGCTATTGCTAAAAACGAAATCAAGTTACTTTGGAATGGAAAATTTAAAACCGAAAATACGTTATATTTTGCATCAAGAACAGATTTAAAATACAAAAAGGAATTGGATGTGTTACAAAATATATTTAAAACAAAAATGACAAATTTAAGCAGTGTTTAG
- the folE gene encoding GTP cyclohydrolase I FolE — protein MPYKKFEEYNMRVTDDVKDRYKNIIEDLGENTNRDGLLKTPERAAKAMQFLTQGYHQDPVEILKSAMFKESYNEMVIVKDIELYSLCEHHILPFFGKAHIAYIPNGHIVGLSKLPRIVDVFARRLQVQERLTQQILDCINDTLKPQGVAVVIEASHMCMMMRGVQKQNSVTTTSGFRGQFEKNETRNEFLKLIGK, from the coding sequence ATGCCATATAAAAAGTTTGAAGAATACAACATGCGGGTTACTGATGATGTAAAAGATAGATATAAAAATATTATTGAAGATTTAGGGGAAAATACTAATCGTGATGGTTTGTTAAAAACTCCAGAACGTGCAGCAAAAGCGATGCAGTTTTTAACGCAAGGATATCATCAAGATCCTGTTGAAATTCTTAAAAGTGCCATGTTTAAAGAAAGTTACAACGAAATGGTTATCGTAAAAGACATAGAGTTGTATTCCCTGTGTGAACATCACATTTTACCATTTTTTGGGAAAGCACATATTGCTTATATACCAAATGGACATATTGTCGGTTTAAGCAAGTTACCCAGAATTGTTGATGTGTTTGCCAGACGTTTACAAGTACAAGAGCGCTTAACTCAACAGATTTTAGATTGTATAAACGATACTTTAAAACCTCAAGGCGTTGCAGTAGTAATTGAAGCGTCGCATATGTGTATGATGATGCGTGGCGTGCAAAAACAAAATTCGGTAACTACCACATCTGGATTTCGAGGGCAGTTTGAAAAAAATGAAACCAGAAACGAATTTCTAAAATTAATAGGAAAGTAA
- a CDS encoding NAD(P)H-dependent oxidoreductase, whose protein sequence is MKNIFIINGAHPFAHSGGLFNKTIFNKSITYFKDLEGYEVQFTQIGNAYDPKEEVEKFKWADLVIYHTPIWWFQLPFGFKEYIDTVFTEGHQNGIYASDGRSRKNPAINYGTGGLMKGKKYILTTTWNAPKTAFTMENEFFEQTSVDKGVMFGFHKMNAFIGMKLLATHHFHDMEKNADVSLELKEYDMFLNKQIHNS, encoded by the coding sequence ATGAAAAATATTTTTATAATTAATGGAGCTCATCCATTTGCGCACTCGGGAGGTTTATTTAACAAAACAATTTTTAACAAATCAATTACTTACTTTAAAGATTTAGAAGGCTATGAGGTTCAATTTACGCAAATTGGAAATGCATATGATCCGAAAGAAGAAGTTGAAAAATTTAAGTGGGCAGATTTAGTGATTTACCACACTCCTATTTGGTGGTTTCAATTGCCTTTTGGTTTTAAGGAATATATAGATACTGTTTTTACCGAAGGGCATCAAAACGGCATTTATGCAAGTGACGGCAGAAGCAGAAAAAACCCAGCAATAAATTATGGAACAGGCGGATTAATGAAAGGAAAAAAATACATTCTAACCACTACCTGGAACGCACCAAAAACAGCATTTACTATGGAAAATGAATTTTTTGAGCAAACAAGCGTAGACAAAGGCGTGATGTTTGGGTTTCATAAAATGAATGCTTTTATTGGGATGAAGTTATTAGCAACACATCATTTTCATGATATGGAGAAAAATGCTGATGTTTCTTTAGAGCTTAAAGAATATGATATGTTTTTAAATAAGCAGATACACAATTCTTAA
- a CDS encoding ABC transporter ATP-binding protein: MIQAKNIHKFYKDLEVLKGVDIHVQKGEVVSIVGASGAGKTTLLQILGTLDRASSKAPYQLTINSININGLNDRALAKFRNEHIGFIFQFHQLLPEFTALENVCLPAFIKGTKKADAEKRAKELLDFLGLSHRYHHKPNELSGGEQQRVAVARALINNPDLIFADEPSGNLDSEAAENLHSLFFKLRDEFGQTFVIVTHNEELANLADRKLVMVDGKILV, encoded by the coding sequence ATGATTCAAGCAAAAAATATACATAAATTTTATAAGGATTTAGAAGTACTTAAAGGAGTTGATATTCATGTACAAAAAGGTGAAGTCGTTTCTATTGTTGGGGCTTCGGGTGCAGGTAAAACAACGCTATTACAGATTTTGGGTACTTTAGATCGAGCGTCTTCTAAAGCGCCGTACCAACTTACTATTAATAGTATAAATATTAACGGACTAAACGATAGAGCCTTAGCTAAATTCAGGAATGAACATATTGGATTTATTTTTCAATTTCACCAGTTACTACCCGAATTCACCGCTTTAGAAAACGTTTGCTTGCCTGCCTTTATAAAAGGCACTAAAAAAGCAGATGCTGAAAAGCGTGCTAAAGAATTATTAGATTTTTTAGGATTATCGCACCGGTACCACCACAAACCAAACGAACTTTCTGGGGGAGAACAACAACGTGTTGCTGTTGCCAGAGCTCTTATAAATAATCCTGATCTAATTTTTGCCGATGAACCTTCTGGAAATTTAGACAGTGAAGCTGCCGAAAATTTACACAGCCTGTTTTTTAAATTACGTGATGAATTTGGACAAACTTTCGTGATTGTAACCCACAATGAAGAACTTGCCAATTTAGCTGATAGAAAATTGGTGATGGTTGATGGGAAAATTTTAGTTTAA